A genomic segment from Sciurus carolinensis chromosome 1, mSciCar1.2, whole genome shotgun sequence encodes:
- the Nmnat1 gene encoding nicotinamide/nicotinic acid mononucleotide adenylyltransferase 1 — MVVSGRTGSVVSVSGVDNREDVRVFHVEQQLQVLTMDKSEKTEVVLLACGSFNPITNMHLRLFELAKDYLNGTGKYRVIKGIISPVGDAYKKKGLIPAHHRIIMAELATKSSNWVEVDTWESLQKEWTETVKVLRHHQEKLEAGSCDHKQNSPVPERPGRKRKWVEQRQDSSQKKSLDPKAKGVPQVKLLCGADFLESFGVPNLWKSEDITRIVADYGLICVTRDGSDAQRFIYESDVLWRHQSNIHLVNEWINNDISSTKIRRALRRGQSIRYLVPDLVQEYIEKHDLYSSESEDRNAGVVLAPLQRNAAQAKS, encoded by the exons ATGGTCGTCTCCGGGAGGACTGGGTCCGTTGTGTCCGTGAGCGGTGTGG acaACAGGGAAGATGTCAGAGTTTTCCATGTAGAGCAACAACTTCAAGTTCTTACCATGGACAAATCAGAGAAGACTGAAGTAGTTCTTCTTGCTTGTGGTTCATTTAATCCAATCACCAACATGCACCTCAGATTATTTGAGCTGGCCAAGGATTACCTGAATGGAACAG GAAAATATAGAGTTATCAAAGGTATAATTTCTCCTGTTGGTGACGCATATAAGAAGAAAGGGCTCATCCCTGCCCACCACCGAATCATCATGGCAGAACTTGCCACCAAGAGTTCCAATTGGGTGGAAGTGGACACATGGGAAAGTCTTCAGAAGGAGTGGACTGAGACTGTTAAGGTGCTGAG GCACCATCAAGAGAAGCTGGAGGCTGGCAGCTGTGATCACAAGCAGAACTCACCTGTGCCTGAAAGACCTGGACGGAAGAGGAAGTGGGTGGAACAAAGACAGGATTCCAGTCAGAAGAAATCCCTAGATCCCAAAGCAAAAG GTGTGCCACAGGTGAAGTTGCTGTGTGGGGCAGATTTTTTGGAGTCCTTCGGTGTGCCCAATTTGTGGAAGAGTGAGGACATCACCCGCATCGTGGCAGACTATGGACTCATATGTGTCACTCGGGATGGAAGTGATGCTCAGAGATTCATCTATGAGTCTGATGTGCTGTGGAGACACCAGAGCAACATTCACCTGGTGAACGAGTGGATCAACAACGACATCTCGTCCACAAAGATCCGGAGAGCCCTAAGAAGGGGCCAGAGCATTCGATACTTGGTACCAGACCTGGTCCAGGAGTACATCGAGAAGCATGATTTGTACAGCTCCGAGAGTGAGGACAGGAACGCTGGGGTTGTCCTGGCTCCTCTGCAGAGAAATGCTGCCCAAGCTAAGTCATAG
- the LOC124977110 gene encoding uncharacterized protein LOC124977110: MIHFCLAHTAYHLHCWLPRSHRLRLQVTVFLFGITSLVLQFYVLLRPRSSRYCSQPLLTNLVGNIIFTFFTLGFTVLLLQMEPVPQALKRMFFVFGAGSFSEGVCTVVLTILASDCEKSTPELYYWSVLLSVGSLVSTVLFSGMGLIQLSRVTCSRPDAKSNCLKLAFESCWSPNSDTRPRQAKPVPPALPHVSKPATICCSAAS, translated from the exons ATGATTCACTTTTGTTTGGCCCACACGGCCTACCACTTGCACTGCTGGCTGCCCAGGTCGCATCGCCTCAGACT CCAGGTGACAGTGTTCTTGTTTGGCATCACCTCTCTGGTTCTCCAGTTCTACGTTCTGCTAAG GCCCAGATCATCTCGATACTGCAGTCAACCTCTCCTGACCAACCTGGTGGGTAACATCATCTTTACTTTCTTCACACTTG GTTTTACTGTGCTGCTTCTGCAGATGGAACCAGTCCCACAGGCACTGAAGAGGATGTTTTTTGTATTTGGTGCAGGATCCTTCAGTGAAGGAGTCTGCACCGTGGTGTTAACAATTTTGGCATCAGACTGT GAAAAGTCAACCCCTGAACTTTACTACTGGTCGGTGCTGCTGTCGGTGGGCAGCCTGGTGTCTACAG TTCTTTTCTCAGGCATGGGGCTCATCCAGCTGTCCAGGGTGACCTGTTCAAGGCCAGATGCTAAAAGCAACTGTCTGAAGTTGGCCTTTGAGTCCTGCTGGTCTCCAAACTCAGACACCCGTCCCAGGCAGGCCAAGCCTGTCCCACCAGCACTACCACATGTCAGCAAGCCGGCGACCATCTGCTGCTCTGCTGCCTCTTGA